The Gemmatimonadota bacterium DNA segment TATACGGATGATATTTTGGCCGCACTTTCTGAATTGACGGGTGTGGGACGCGAGGAGATCCACGCGCCGAAGGATATCCTGACGCAAAACACGTTTCCCACGGAAGGTGAATGGAGCCACCAGAAACCTCACTTCGATGGCGGAACCAACCGGGAGAAGTTTAATGTGACGTTTCCGATTCCAATCAGTGTGCATTCAATTTTGTATTTGAGTGATACAGAATCGCATGGGGGTTGCACGTTTGGATGGCCGGGTTCACATAAAAAGATGCGGGGTCTTGCAGAGAGCAATCCAGAGAAGTACCCCTATCTGTGGGACGTGAATTCGGATATGCATAAGGTGGATATTGGCGAAGGTGTGGAAGTGGTGGCGAAGCGTGGAGACATTCTGTTTTACCAGAACTTTTTTGTACACGCGGGAAGCAAGAACACAAATGATTATCCACGGCTTGCCTGTCGCAATACGTGGCGGTGGGATGCGTAATCAGAACGGCGATCAGGAAGACAGATTGCCCAACTTACGGAGAATCGAAAATGAGAGATCTATTTTCACTGGAGGGAAAAACCGCACTGGTGACTGGTGGTTCGACTGGCATCGGAGCGATGATAGCCGAAGGCTTTGTCAATTTTGGGGCGAAGGTTTACATTGTCGCGCGCAGAGAAGATGTCTTGAAAAAGAAACAGGAGGAACTTGCACAAATCGGCTCCTGCGAGTATATCGCAGCCGATGTAAGTTCAGTCTCCGGAATCAAGGCGCTGGCAAATGCCTACGGCGAACAGGAACAGTCGCTCGATATTTTGATCAACAACGCTGGAATCAGCGACGGCCGCAGGGAAATTGAGGATGTGACAGAGGAAACATGGGACGCGGTGATGGACCTCAATCTCAAAAGCATCTTTTTTATGACCCAGGCATTTCTGCCATTCCTGCGCGTGGGGGCCTCGCCAGAAACCCCAAGAAATGTGATCAATATCGCGTCTATCGACGGCTGTGGTAAACTCAACACAGCTTATAATTATGCCTACGGAGCCAGCAAAGCAGGTGTGATCCATTTGGGCCGACACCTGGGTGATAGTTTGGCCTGGGAAGGGATTCAAGTCAATACCATCTCCCCTGGCGATTTTCCCAGCGATTTGAATAAGGTGGCTCGGGATCACACAGACGAGATGAAGAAGAGCATTCCAGGCAAACGGGTTGGAGAGAAGGAAAACATCGCAGGCATGGCCATCTTTCTCGCTTCGCAAGCCGGCAACTTCAGTGTAGGCTCCAATCTCGTTGTTGACGGCGGAGAGAGCGTACGGGGCATCCAGCGAGCATTTTTTGCCAGCGTTTGGCCCGATTGGGTTAAACTGGACAGGTAGTCGAGCATATCTGAAAGGAGTACACAGTGGCAACTTATCAATACCGCGTTGTTGAAGGATGGGGACGAGGCCCCGAAGGGAAAGAGATGGGTGGGGTCGTGCCCGATGTGGCAGTTGACTCGCAGGATCGCGTTTATGTCACCCTGCGAGAGCCTGCGGGTATTCTGGTTTACGATTCGGAAGGTCGCTTTCTCGGTACATGGGGTGATGATGTGCTCTCAAATCCGCACAATATCTGGATCGACCCGGCAGATCGGATTTATTGTGCGGATGTTGACGATCATACTGTGCGTATCTTCAGCACGGATGGAGAAGTGCTTCAGACCCTGGGTATGCCAGGCCAGACAGGTTCACCGGGCGAGCCGTTCAACAGGCCAACCAAGGCAATGGCCGCTCCCTCAGGTGAGATTTTTGTTTCGGACGGATACGGCCAGCACCGGGTGCATCGTTTTTCAGCGAAAGGCGAACGGATTCTTTCCTGGGGCGAGGAAGGCACGGGACCCGGCCAGTTTGCCCTGCCGCACGATTTGTGCATTGACCCACGCGACCGCGTGCTTGTAAGCGACCGGGAAAACCACCGCATTCAGCTTTTCGATTTTGATGGTAACTTTCTGGAGGAGTGGACAGATATCCAATCTCCGAATAACATTCACATCGATGCAGATCATATTGTCTATATTGCCGAATCTCCCCAGCGCGTCAGCATTTTTGACCTGGATGGTGCTCTGCTGGCACGATGGGGTGAGGAAGGCTCAGGTCCCGGGCAATTTATCGATCCTGCGCACGGCATCTGCGTTGATAGTCGCGGTGATATTTACGTCACCGAAGTGCCCCGCCTACCCAATCGACTGCAAAAATTCGCACGCATTTGAACTTGATAAAGGAATACATATGTCCGATCTAAAAAACCGTCAAATCTTGCTGGTTGCCCGTCCCGAAGGAGAACCGAAACCGGGTGATTTCCAGTTGGTGGAATCCGACGTGCCTGCCCCTGGTGAGGGTGAAGTTTTGTGCCAGACGATTTATCTTTCGCTGGATCCCTACATGCGCGGCAGGATGAGTAAGGCGAAAAACTATGCCAAACCGGTCGAACTCGGCACGGTGATGGAGGGCGGCTGCGTGGGAAAGGTGATCGCCTCAAACAATTCGGAATTTGCCGAGGGCGACATCGTGGAGGGCAAGGGCGGGTGGCAATCCCTTTTCGCTCTCCCCGGAAAGGCGCTGCGCAAGATCGATCCGGCCTGGGGGCCGATCTCTACCTCAGTGGGCGTGCTGGGCATGCCGGGCATGACCGCATACACGGGGCTGCTCAATATCGGCAAACCGCAACCCGATGAGACAGTCGTCGTGGCGGCTGCCTCGGGAGCCGTGGGTTCGGTAGTTGGGCAAATCGCCAAAATCAAAGGCGCGCGGGCCGTGGGCATCGCGGGGTCTGAAGAAAAATGCCAGTATGTTACCGATGCGTTTGGATTCGATGCGTGT contains these protein-coding regions:
- a CDS encoding peptidyl-alpha-hydroxyglycine alpha-amidating lyase family protein; this translates as MATYQYRVVEGWGRGPEGKEMGGVVPDVAVDSQDRVYVTLREPAGILVYDSEGRFLGTWGDDVLSNPHNIWIDPADRIYCADVDDHTVRIFSTDGEVLQTLGMPGQTGSPGEPFNRPTKAMAAPSGEIFVSDGYGQHRVHRFSAKGERILSWGEEGTGPGQFALPHDLCIDPRDRVLVSDRENHRIQLFDFDGNFLEEWTDIQSPNNIHIDADHIVYIAESPQRVSIFDLDGALLARWGEEGSGPGQFIDPAHGICVDSRGDIYVTEVPRLPNRLQKFARI
- a CDS encoding NADP-dependent oxidoreductase produces the protein MSDLKNRQILLVARPEGEPKPGDFQLVESDVPAPGEGEVLCQTIYLSLDPYMRGRMSKAKNYAKPVELGTVMEGGCVGKVIASNNSEFAEGDIVEGKGGWQSLFALPGKALRKIDPAWGPISTSVGVLGMPGMTAYTGLLNIGKPQPDETVVVAAASGAVGSVVGQIAKIKGARAVGIAGSEEKCQYVTDAFGFDACVNHRAGDFEEQIAGACPDGIDVYFENVAGKVFETVLPLFNPFARIPVCGTIAIANDTGLPPGPNQMHYMLRQILTKRLTFRGFIVSDYADQREEAFSTLGGWIREDKLRYKEDIVDGLENAPAALIGLLKGENFGKLIIRVSDDPTK
- a CDS encoding phytanoyl-CoA dioxygenase family protein — protein: MTDEQKKQFREEGYLLASGLIPEDVARKGEDAMWAALEMDPDDPETWDRVSAHAINQRHRALPENRRLGAPDILTCYTDDILAALSELTGVGREEIHAPKDILTQNTFPTEGEWSHQKPHFDGGTNREKFNVTFPIPISVHSILYLSDTESHGGCTFGWPGSHKKMRGLAESNPEKYPYLWDVNSDMHKVDIGEGVEVVAKRGDILFYQNFFVHAGSKNTNDYPRLACRNTWRWDA
- a CDS encoding SDR family oxidoreductase, which produces MRDLFSLEGKTALVTGGSTGIGAMIAEGFVNFGAKVYIVARREDVLKKKQEELAQIGSCEYIAADVSSVSGIKALANAYGEQEQSLDILINNAGISDGRREIEDVTEETWDAVMDLNLKSIFFMTQAFLPFLRVGASPETPRNVINIASIDGCGKLNTAYNYAYGASKAGVIHLGRHLGDSLAWEGIQVNTISPGDFPSDLNKVARDHTDEMKKSIPGKRVGEKENIAGMAIFLASQAGNFSVGSNLVVDGGESVRGIQRAFFASVWPDWVKLDR